One stretch of Pseudomonadota bacterium DNA includes these proteins:
- a CDS encoding carboxypeptidase-like regulatory domain-containing protein, whose product MLVLAGWTAAWSAQAQTGSRLPTVTSFDIPIAGLSATLDPPEPVIPKNTDSGVLVVVRAGDRVLATQEVAEFLGGPFEVQAELSGPGLERTITVPQLALSDPPPEDPLVLRLPPLPMAGDYALANVRLVRDGKPVLDATPLQFTVKVIDQVLITSVKTRPLTLDEIRDKGIVLSSDDYVGFEFTLGMATESQSVSFSLPVAFDRQGVPVPAVIKPPSSPPRAGVSVAQDLPEPLIVPTLLEVEDLKALNIPDFDGTLRAPSGEPIRIPSVLVIPGNVGYLKQFFSAQLFVANGAPVGSGLTVRDVQGTVKLPAGADRVPGSADDPLVLPETVRGVQPETLPVRGVGLDGVPDTADDTVVLKAAEQGQAEFLIRGEQEGFHSIEFDIAAVLDGLPIGPVDVRGKARGGVLVRNPFFDMTFTIPSVVRAGEPFSVFATVNHIGKGIANDLSVALTAASLSGARAAGDLEQRIPTLLPGDARTLEYRFVAQRTGQVVATYLKLDTSAPGAGKLKWSLGVGERGVALSPDTLVLPAGVDGLPREVVAAAMRVLGQAWSISNAAAGTLPPDVLRIPRSVTTARALALAEAGLRVSLGQDPRSAARDLAFDFYGGEPLDAAFDQLLRETQAGHAFARAVGTALASEMHAAGGLLPFGQEIDAVAVSGADFLRFAVGSGSGAPPVEVTLLDDVGRRSDAPAAPDVPPVSEIAGAVWIPMGATSAEALVGLLTQVNSPLYTLELKGTGPGVLDLSLTQPRGDGSFVRGELTAVPVTAATRARLLVDRRRPETLVLEVDANGDGSYESSQALRVEAVASSGPQLVSASVVGPETIDGASPFGFQVAVLFDRIVDADSAAVLDHYVIPQNGMQSAQRQLSGRFVFGSLEQPEGPYVPSTLAVSGMRDQRGVVGPSKTVELVSTLEDPGAVISGRVVGPDGGAVTTGTVTYQNNSNWECLPSLFEQESSPIAAGFAAVELDGQGRYEFRYVRQDACGFPWILATRDPRTGSLQRASGFVSTAGEHVVLDFALLGQGVVRGTVRDLRGNVVSGAQVAVVSQTDPQVGGVTTTDGSGRYTVYGITVGQVSVTAAKGTGVGRASGNVGRAGGTASVDVTLDGSATSVAGQVRIVEGVEQREGVGVTVVYEAKGTTIAVTQTDRAGAFSFENVPAGPFTLKAALNTRDSAKIHGTAVAGQPLTGQVLVIHVPVAGAPQPGPGYGSVQGLVSYADGVPASDVVVSIAGRGVVSAADGSFEIPGVPVDPSAPHTVLAQSRDGLRSGQAQVYVTQSEQIVEGVVVVLSGLGSAEFRVLDSKGAPLVGQEVGLLGRCKAACGCNPATTDSHGMARFDGLPIGAVHARAVRAGTGFADVASASASITRDGEVATGTLQFAGAGSVSGVVRDAAGSPVFGADVVLRSKVFVSATCSLGHGVAQRVRTNTRGEYRFRAVNLGPVSVTASQTFLPVPVSATDVLTVPGQELALDLTLLSGDASFAGQLSGTVLLPDGVTPAGAGIEVTADGVLPDVVVSTDAVGHFAFAKILPEGRYTLTARDPVTGGVAKTAVFLRANQDAQQNLRLLGRGVVRVSVQDAAGLPVDNAFVRVREAGFTGGLHEGAVEASNLGVVRFENVFEGPLSIEASDVFGRGGRASALLADPGTTLDVTVRLSMTGSVAGIFVAADGATPVPFGAVTLTAGGRVIGRTTTTGSGRDVGRFRFDHVPAGAVRVDAQDPSTARTGFALGNIERQDQIVELTLRAHGLGTVEGLVSGDGRPQPGAEVTLIAGPLGAHTVADAQGRYRVTGIPEGEVAVTASLGNGFLVGTAAAHLMGDGSTLELNVRLRSSGRVLGRVLNADGLTPAPPSIVSIRVGGAGGGE is encoded by the coding sequence TTGCTGGTCCTAGCGGGTTGGACTGCTGCGTGGAGCGCCCAGGCCCAAACGGGCTCCCGCCTCCCCACCGTCACCTCCTTCGACATCCCCATCGCCGGTCTCTCGGCAACCCTCGACCCACCCGAACCCGTGATCCCCAAGAACACCGACTCCGGCGTGCTCGTCGTCGTACGCGCCGGCGACCGCGTGCTCGCAACCCAAGAAGTCGCAGAGTTCCTCGGCGGACCGTTCGAGGTTCAGGCCGAGCTTTCAGGCCCCGGCTTGGAGCGCACCATCACGGTTCCCCAACTCGCCCTGAGTGATCCACCGCCCGAAGATCCGCTGGTGCTGCGCCTGCCACCGTTGCCGATGGCAGGCGACTACGCCCTCGCAAACGTCCGCCTGGTCAGAGACGGCAAGCCGGTGCTGGACGCTACGCCGTTGCAGTTCACGGTGAAGGTGATCGATCAGGTGCTCATCACGTCGGTCAAGACGCGGCCGTTGACGTTGGATGAGATTCGGGACAAGGGGATCGTGCTGAGCAGCGATGACTACGTGGGGTTTGAGTTCACGTTGGGGATGGCCACGGAGTCGCAGTCGGTGAGCTTTAGTTTGCCGGTGGCGTTTGATCGGCAGGGCGTACCGGTGCCGGCGGTGATCAAGCCGCCTTCTTCGCCGCCGCGGGCGGGGGTGAGTGTGGCGCAGGACCTGCCGGAGCCGTTGATCGTGCCGACGCTGCTCGAGGTCGAGGATCTGAAGGCGCTCAATATCCCGGACTTCGACGGTACGCTGCGGGCTCCGTCGGGAGAGCCGATTCGGATTCCGAGCGTGCTCGTGATTCCGGGCAACGTGGGGTATTTGAAGCAGTTCTTTTCGGCGCAGCTGTTTGTGGCCAATGGGGCGCCGGTTGGCTCGGGGCTGACGGTGCGGGATGTGCAAGGCACAGTGAAGCTGCCGGCGGGCGCTGATCGTGTGCCTGGCAGTGCGGACGATCCGCTGGTGCTGCCGGAGACCGTGCGTGGGGTGCAGCCCGAGACGCTGCCGGTGCGTGGGGTGGGGCTCGATGGAGTGCCGGATACGGCAGACGACACGGTTGTGCTCAAAGCGGCGGAGCAAGGTCAGGCGGAGTTTCTGATCCGCGGCGAGCAGGAGGGCTTTCACTCGATCGAGTTCGACATTGCTGCGGTCTTGGATGGGCTTCCGATCGGGCCGGTGGACGTCAGGGGCAAGGCGCGCGGCGGGGTGTTGGTGCGCAACCCGTTCTTTGACATGACGTTCACGATTCCGAGCGTGGTGCGGGCGGGAGAGCCCTTCTCGGTGTTTGCCACGGTGAACCACATCGGCAAGGGCATTGCGAACGACCTGAGCGTGGCCTTGACCGCGGCCAGCCTATCCGGGGCGAGAGCGGCGGGTGATCTGGAGCAGCGCATCCCGACCTTGCTGCCGGGCGACGCGCGCACGCTGGAGTACCGCTTCGTGGCCCAGCGCACCGGGCAAGTGGTTGCGACCTATCTGAAGCTGGACACGAGCGCACCGGGGGCGGGCAAGCTCAAGTGGAGTCTTGGGGTGGGTGAACGCGGAGTCGCACTCTCTCCGGATACGCTGGTGCTGCCCGCGGGTGTCGACGGTCTACCGCGCGAGGTGGTGGCCGCAGCCATGCGCGTGCTGGGTCAGGCATGGAGCATCAGCAACGCGGCCGCGGGAACGCTCCCGCCTGATGTGCTGCGGATTCCGCGCAGTGTGACCACGGCCAGGGCGCTCGCCTTGGCCGAGGCGGGGTTGCGCGTGTCGCTGGGTCAGGACCCTCGTTCGGCCGCGCGCGATCTGGCGTTTGACTTCTACGGCGGCGAGCCGCTCGACGCGGCCTTCGATCAGCTGCTCAGAGAAACGCAAGCGGGGCACGCGTTTGCGCGCGCTGTGGGCACAGCGCTGGCGTCGGAGATGCATGCGGCGGGTGGTCTGTTGCCGTTCGGGCAAGAGATCGACGCGGTCGCAGTATCGGGCGCGGACTTTCTGCGCTTCGCGGTTGGCAGCGGCAGCGGTGCGCCGCCCGTCGAGGTCACGCTGCTGGATGACGTGGGTCGTCGCAGCGATGCCCCCGCAGCGCCGGACGTCCCGCCGGTGAGCGAGATTGCCGGAGCAGTCTGGATTCCGATGGGCGCAACCAGCGCGGAGGCGCTGGTCGGGCTGCTGACCCAGGTCAACTCGCCGCTCTACACGCTTGAGCTCAAGGGCACGGGACCTGGCGTGCTCGACCTCTCGCTCACCCAGCCGCGTGGTGATGGGAGCTTCGTGCGTGGCGAGCTCACGGCCGTGCCCGTGACAGCGGCCACCCGAGCACGCTTGCTCGTGGATCGGCGCCGGCCGGAAACGCTCGTGCTCGAAGTCGACGCGAACGGTGACGGCAGCTACGAGAGCTCGCAGGCGTTGCGCGTGGAAGCGGTGGCGTCCAGCGGCCCGCAACTCGTATCGGCGAGCGTGGTGGGGCCGGAGACCATCGACGGCGCCAGTCCGTTCGGGTTCCAGGTTGCGGTGCTGTTCGACCGCATCGTGGATGCGGACAGCGCGGCTGTGCTTGACCATTACGTGATCCCTCAGAACGGCATGCAGTCGGCACAGCGCCAGCTTTCTGGTCGCTTTGTGTTCGGCTCGCTCGAGCAGCCGGAAGGACCCTACGTTCCGAGCACGCTTGCGGTTTCAGGTATGCGTGATCAGCGCGGCGTGGTCGGACCATCCAAGACCGTCGAGCTGGTGTCGACGCTGGAAGACCCCGGTGCGGTGATCTCCGGCCGCGTCGTGGGGCCAGATGGCGGCGCCGTGACCACGGGCACGGTCACGTACCAGAACAACTCCAACTGGGAATGCTTGCCCTCCTTGTTTGAGCAAGAGTCGAGTCCCATCGCGGCCGGTTTCGCAGCGGTGGAGCTCGACGGGCAGGGTCGCTACGAGTTCCGTTACGTGCGTCAGGACGCGTGTGGGTTCCCGTGGATTCTCGCCACGCGCGATCCGCGCACGGGCTCGTTGCAGCGTGCGAGCGGGTTTGTGAGCACGGCCGGCGAGCACGTGGTGCTCGATTTTGCGTTGCTTGGTCAAGGCGTGGTCCGCGGCACCGTGCGCGACCTGCGCGGCAACGTGGTGTCGGGCGCGCAGGTTGCGGTCGTGAGCCAGACCGATCCGCAGGTCGGCGGCGTTACGACCACGGATGGCTCTGGACGCTACACGGTCTACGGCATCACCGTGGGCCAAGTCAGTGTGACTGCGGCCAAGGGTACTGGGGTAGGGCGGGCATCCGGCAACGTGGGGCGTGCGGGTGGCACCGCCAGCGTAGACGTAACCTTGGACGGCAGCGCCACCTCGGTGGCGGGACAGGTCCGGATCGTGGAGGGGGTTGAGCAACGGGAGGGCGTGGGCGTGACCGTGGTGTACGAGGCCAAGGGCACCACGATCGCCGTGACTCAGACCGACCGGGCCGGTGCGTTTTCGTTCGAGAACGTCCCGGCCGGCCCGTTCACACTCAAGGCAGCGCTCAACACGCGGGACAGCGCGAAGATCCACGGCACGGCCGTAGCGGGCCAGCCTTTGACGGGTCAAGTCCTTGTGATCCACGTGCCTGTTGCGGGTGCCCCGCAGCCTGGACCCGGCTACGGCAGCGTGCAGGGACTTGTTAGCTACGCCGATGGCGTTCCGGCGTCGGACGTAGTCGTGTCGATCGCGGGTCGCGGCGTGGTGTCGGCTGCGGACGGCAGCTTCGAGATCCCCGGCGTGCCGGTCGATCCTAGCGCCCCGCACACGGTACTCGCGCAAAGCCGCGACGGACTGCGCTCGGGTCAAGCGCAGGTGTACGTCACGCAAAGCGAGCAGATCGTCGAAGGTGTCGTCGTGGTGCTTTCCGGCCTGGGCAGCGCCGAGTTCCGTGTGCTTGATTCCAAGGGTGCACCTTTGGTCGGCCAAGAAGTGGGCCTTCTGGGTCGCTGCAAAGCTGCCTGCGGCTGCAACCCGGCCACCACGGACAGCCACGGCATGGCCCGCTTCGACGGCCTGCCGATCGGCGCGGTGCATGCGCGCGCGGTTCGTGCGGGCACCGGTTTCGCGGATGTGGCAAGCGCGAGCGCGTCGATCACGCGCGACGGCGAAGTGGCCACGGGCACGCTGCAGTTCGCAGGGGCGGGGAGCGTGTCTGGCGTGGTTCGCGATGCCGCTGGCAGTCCGGTGTTCGGCGCGGATGTGGTCCTGCGCTCCAAGGTCTTCGTCTCGGCGACATGTAGTCTGGGACACGGCGTGGCGCAGCGCGTGCGCACGAACACCCGCGGCGAGTACCGCTTCAGGGCCGTGAACCTCGGACCGGTGAGCGTGACCGCGAGTCAGACCTTTCTGCCGGTGCCTGTCAGCGCGACCGACGTGCTCACCGTGCCTGGCCAGGAGCTCGCGCTCGATCTCACGCTGCTTTCCGGCGACGCCAGTTTCGCGGGCCAGCTTTCGGGCACGGTGCTGCTGCCGGATGGCGTGACCCCGGCGGGAGCCGGCATCGAAGTGACCGCGGACGGGGTGCTGCCCGACGTCGTGGTGTCGACCGACGCTGTGGGCCATTTCGCCTTTGCCAAGATCCTGCCCGAAGGCCGATACACGCTTACGGCAAGGGACCCGGTCACGGGCGGCGTGGCCAAGACAGCGGTCTTCCTGCGCGCGAACCAAGATGCGCAGCAGAACCTCCGATTGCTCGGCCGCGGCGTAGTGCGCGTGAGCGTACAGGACGCGGCGGGCCTACCGGTCGACAATGCCTTCGTGCGCGTGCGCGAGGCCGGGTTTACCGGCGGGCTGCACGAGGGGGCCGTCGAGGCCTCGAATCTCGGTGTCGTGAGGTTCGAGAACGTGTTCGAAGGCCCGCTGAGCATTGAAGCCAGCGATGTGTTTGGCCGCGGCGGTCGCGCGTCTGCGTTGCTGGCAGACCCCGGCACCACGCTGGACGTGACGGTGCGCCTGAGCATGACCGGGTCGGTCGCCGGCATCTTCGTCGCAGCCGATGGGGCCACTCCTGTGCCGTTCGGTGCCGTAACTCTCACCGCGGGCGGG